In the genome of Perca fluviatilis chromosome 4, GENO_Pfluv_1.0, whole genome shotgun sequence, one region contains:
- the tmem183a gene encoding transmembrane protein 183A isoform X2, which produces MPKKGNRKRLKFRAGDVCSESVTVADYADADPAVVKSGRVKKAVANAVEKEVKLLCGLEASQGAVEEVLSSSVSVTADALDSSDDLDPEEDGEHETKASRKKKNKRRKESSESGDGGEYPVDIWLMLASYIRPEDVCRFALICRNAWTVTCTAAFWTRLYKRHYKIDADLPFRLQPDCIDMMCALRARVIRSLFHLYEPFSLRVSKIPALPESTPTTLVNSKCLLFWVRKVSGTRPEALWEFNFKFLKQGHSKNGCAKSLCMPRQYKEVHTNPDTDCYMLQVTTLNFIFTPVVMGMTLTLFTINVSTDMRHHRVRLVFQDSPLQRWKKRGDQGGTQVVLDPVHSVKLMDWWHPQYPSSPYT; this is translated from the exons ATGCCCAAGAAAGGGAACCGAAAACGGCTGAAATTTAGGGCCGGGGACGTTTGTTCGGAATCAG TGACCGTTGCTGATTATGCTGATGCCGACCCAGCCGTTGTGAAGTCAGGGAGGGTGAAGAAGGCTGTTGCAAATGCAGTTGAAAAAGAAG TGAAATTACTCTGCGGCCTGGAAGCATCTCAGGGTGCTGTAGAGGAGGTCCTCTCATCTTCAGTGAGTGTCACAGCCGACGCTTTGGACAGCAGTGATGACCTAGACCCCGAAGAAGATGGAGAACATGAAACTAAAGCGTCCcgcaagaagaaaaacaagaggAGAAAGG AAAGCAGTGAGAGCGGGGATGGGGGGGAGTATCCAGTGGATATTTGGTTAATGCTTGCCTCCTACATTCGGCCCGAGGATGTGTGCAGATTTGCTCTAATCTGTAGGAATGCCTGGACGGTCACATGCACTGCAGCTTTTTGGACCAGGCTTTACAAAAG GCACTACAAGATTGATGCTGACCTGCCATTCCGTCTCCAGCCTGACTGTATTGACATGATGTGCGCTTTACGGGCCCGTGTGATTCGCTCCCTTTTCCATTTGTATGAGCCGTTCAGCTTGCGTGTCTCGAAAATTCCTGCCTTGCCAGAGTCCACGCCCACAACCTTGGTCAACTCCAAG TGTTTACTGTTCTGGGTCAGAAAGGTGTCAGGGACTCGGCCTGAGGCACTATGGGAGTTCAACTTCAAGTTTTTAAAGCAG GGACACAGTAAGAATGGTTGTGCCAAGTCCTTGTGCATGCCCAGACAATACAAAGAAGTCCACACAAACCCAGACACTGACTGCTACATGCTTCAGGTCACCACCCTCAACTTCATCTTCACTCCTGTGGTCATGGGCATGACGCTGACCCTG TTCACAATCAACGTTAGTACTGACATGCGCCACCACCGCGTTCGTCTGGTCTTCCAGGACTCGCCGCTCCAGCGGTGGAAAAAGAGGGGAGATCAGGGTGGGACCCAGGTGGTGTTGGACCCCGTACACAGTGTAAAGCTCATGGACTGGTGGCACCCACAGTATCCATCTTCACCCTACACATAG
- the tmem183a gene encoding transmembrane protein 183A isoform X1, with protein sequence MPKKGNRKRLKFRAGDVCSESVTVADYADADPAVVKSGRVKKAVANAVEKEVKLLCGLEASQGAVEEVLSSSVSVTADALDSSDDLDPEEDGEHETKASRKKKNKRRKESSESGDGGEYPVDIWLMLASYIRPEDVCRFALICRNAWTVTCTAAFWTRLYKRHYKIDADLPFRLQPDCIDMMCALRARVIRSLFHLYEPFSLRVSKIPALPESTPTTLVNSKCLLFWVRKVSGTRPEALWEFNFKFLKQQGHSKNGCAKSLCMPRQYKEVHTNPDTDCYMLQVTTLNFIFTPVVMGMTLTLFTINVSTDMRHHRVRLVFQDSPLQRWKKRGDQGGTQVVLDPVHSVKLMDWWHPQYPSSPYT encoded by the exons ATGCCCAAGAAAGGGAACCGAAAACGGCTGAAATTTAGGGCCGGGGACGTTTGTTCGGAATCAG TGACCGTTGCTGATTATGCTGATGCCGACCCAGCCGTTGTGAAGTCAGGGAGGGTGAAGAAGGCTGTTGCAAATGCAGTTGAAAAAGAAG TGAAATTACTCTGCGGCCTGGAAGCATCTCAGGGTGCTGTAGAGGAGGTCCTCTCATCTTCAGTGAGTGTCACAGCCGACGCTTTGGACAGCAGTGATGACCTAGACCCCGAAGAAGATGGAGAACATGAAACTAAAGCGTCCcgcaagaagaaaaacaagaggAGAAAGG AAAGCAGTGAGAGCGGGGATGGGGGGGAGTATCCAGTGGATATTTGGTTAATGCTTGCCTCCTACATTCGGCCCGAGGATGTGTGCAGATTTGCTCTAATCTGTAGGAATGCCTGGACGGTCACATGCACTGCAGCTTTTTGGACCAGGCTTTACAAAAG GCACTACAAGATTGATGCTGACCTGCCATTCCGTCTCCAGCCTGACTGTATTGACATGATGTGCGCTTTACGGGCCCGTGTGATTCGCTCCCTTTTCCATTTGTATGAGCCGTTCAGCTTGCGTGTCTCGAAAATTCCTGCCTTGCCAGAGTCCACGCCCACAACCTTGGTCAACTCCAAG TGTTTACTGTTCTGGGTCAGAAAGGTGTCAGGGACTCGGCCTGAGGCACTATGGGAGTTCAACTTCAAGTTTTTAAAGCAG CAGGGACACAGTAAGAATGGTTGTGCCAAGTCCTTGTGCATGCCCAGACAATACAAAGAAGTCCACACAAACCCAGACACTGACTGCTACATGCTTCAGGTCACCACCCTCAACTTCATCTTCACTCCTGTGGTCATGGGCATGACGCTGACCCTG TTCACAATCAACGTTAGTACTGACATGCGCCACCACCGCGTTCGTCTGGTCTTCCAGGACTCGCCGCTCCAGCGGTGGAAAAAGAGGGGAGATCAGGGTGGGACCCAGGTGGTGTTGGACCCCGTACACAGTGTAAAGCTCATGGACTGGTGGCACCCACAGTATCCATCTTCACCCTACACATAG